The following proteins come from a genomic window of Kwoniella shandongensis chromosome 7, complete sequence:
- a CDS encoding protoporphyrinogen oxidase, whose amino-acid sequence MPAPPPRHITILGAGLTGLSTAFHLSRNLPSSSKITLVEGSSRLGGWVDSRAHDVGYKDKESGELIEGKVVLETGPRSIRPRGSRGAASMLRMIRDLGLVDSIVPIPFSHPSAKNRFLLDTSTSKLTALPSSPLSLLRSQPPLLRGLLSSFASEPFKNRPVTAVNDESVDSFFRRRFGPNIADNLASAMVHGIYATSSKTLSLRSAFPILWEAEQKYGSVVVGMLMGTKSRQEREEERTEWAELGVLGKEREKWSLYGLKGGLGTLTNHLKEFVIRENRVEIRSDEMVNKIEAPSRSTTTENVGNEETTMTIHTSSGRTYETSHLISALPSSKLPIHGLPNLSSNPSTSVGVVNLVYPLPPSAIHPPGFGYLVPRPNPSTTGSNPSGVLGVIFDSTALPSDPPELGGGITKLTLMIGGPYWSTYQPRLSPPENADDLIPLAIDHLNTVFPQLKNVEPILKIANLHTNCIPTYLPGHGDRLRELHEAIEDGPWGGRLSLVGNSYGGVGVNDCVYSGELVAKGLAVGKGLTGLGKWAKWE is encoded by the exons ATGcctgctcctcccccacgacacatcaccatcctcggtGCTGGTCTTACCGGACTTTCAACCGCCTTTCACCTTTCTCGTAATCTGCCTTCGTCATCAAAGATCACCTTGGTCGAAGGTTCGTCTCGATTAGGAGGCTGGGTAGATTCACGAGCGCATGATGTGGGATACAAAGATAAGGAAAGTGGTGAGCTGAtagaggggaaggtggtgttggAGACTGGACCGAGGAGTATAAGACCGAGGGGGAGTAGAGGTGCAGCTAGTATGTTAcggatg ATACGCGATCTTGGCCTTGTCGATTCCATCGTTCCTATCCCTTTTTCCCATCCATCTGCCAAGAACCGATTCTTGCTCGACACTTCCACATCCAAACTCACcgccctcccctcctctccactctccttgCTACGCTCCCAACCCCCTTTACTACGtggtcttctctcctctttcgcctctGAACCATTCAAGAACCGACCTGTGACAGCCGTCAATGACGAGAGTGTCGATTCATTCTTCCGACGACGATTCGGTCCCAACATAGCTGATAACCTCGCATCTGCAATGGTACACGGTATCTACGCTACTTCTTCCAAAACGCTCTCGCTCCGTTCGGCTTTCCCCATATTATGGGAAGCAGAGCAGAAATACGGTTCAGTCGTCGTTGGGATGTTGATGGGAACGAAAAGCAgacaagaaagagaggaagaacgtaCTGAATGGGCAGAATTGGGTGTTttggggaaagagagggagaaatggAGTTTGTACGGATTAAAAGGTGGTTTAGGGACATTGACGAATCATCTAAAGGAGTTTGTGATCAGAGAAAATAGAGTCGAAATTCGATCAGACGAAATGGTCAATAAGATCGAGGCCCCTTCGAGGTCAACTACTACAGAGAATGTAGGAAACGAAGAGACGACAATGACGATCCATACTTCCTCTGGACGGACATACGAGACTTCCCACCTGATATCAGCTTTACCATCTTCCAAACTCCCCATTCATGGACTACCtaatctctcttccaatccttctaCTTCTGTAGGagtcgtcaatctcgtctatccacttccaccatcgGCTATACATCCTCCAGGATTCGGGTATCTCGTCCCGCGACCAAATCCCAGTACAACTGGTTCCAATCCATCAGGAGTATTGGGTGTCATTTTCGATTCGACGGCATTACCTTCCGATCCACCCGAATTAGGTGGGGGAATCACCAAATTGACATTGATGATTGGAGGTCCATATTGGTCAACTTATCAACCGAGATTATCACCACCTGAAAACGCAGATGACTTGATCCCACTCGCTATCGATCATCTCAATACCGTTTTCCCACAATTGAAAAATGTTGAACCGATCTTGAAGATTGCTAATTTGCATACAAATTGTATTCCGACTTATCTACCAGGTCACGGGGATAGATTGCGAGAGTTACACGAGGCGATAGAAGACGGACCGTGGGGTGGCAGGTTGAGTCTCGTCGGTAATTCGTACGGCGGTGTAGGCGTGAATGATTGTGTTTATAGTGGAGAGTTGGTGGCAAAGGGTTTAGCAGTAGGGAAAGGCTTGACGGGGTTGGGAAAGTGGGCGAAATGGGAGTAG
- a CDS encoding glucose-repressible alcohol dehydrogenase transcriptional effector yields the protein MFYPHHQSQQTSSGTSGSKHHDGNGDVRLGGAGAGGGGGGGGAGGGGGAGGWGRHPSTFTPGIPMPSPGGYPSLGGGYGPPPVSGVGGGGHGHHVHGGHGGLHSHAGPHHGAFGAGSGGGMGGPVGQGGGHGPGGYGGMGMFGGGVGGQQGSPPRGAEPAMPLTPFWQHQLLRAETSRLSSSPHHRARAAAISSRATNKPSAVIITDPNNRPSSSQSNALNGIHRKQTSLSVVSHVDRAITPPPPSDPSSTPNADPATPAEPPAPDDKEGDRSGEPWTGLDLGGIRLKTLSKALFSFTHITSLYINHNAITSIPSVISQLRQLTLLDATGNELTSIPPEIGVLCKLKDLLLFDNHLTTLPYELGTLYQLETLGIEGNPMNEQYRKIIAEDGTTGLITWLRDHAPEGPSPPDRQWINIEPDLDTAASGKQESFTVLTYNILCATFAPGTTYSYTPAWALDWDFRKSTILSEIVQASADVICLQEIDCRQYAEFFLPQLKAHGYEGVHYPRSRAKTMSAEEQKAVDGCATFWKDQRFSLVEAQVVEFNALALQKTDMRTEDMFNRVMSRDNIAVVASLEFNGSGSRLLVANSHIYWDHRYRDVKLVQIGMLMEELEKITERFSHLPAKLHSDPEFNHGRGPPKYERSEKGTDIPLIMCVDLNSLSGSAVYDYLSNGEIAGDHEDFMSHAYGRYTANGLKHRLGLRSAAASIGEMRMTNFTPTFDAAIDYIFYTPKSVKVTSVLGDVDREYLDKVVGFPNAHFPSDHIPVFAQFRIKGQETNGGAPTTNGNAYGGIH from the exons ATGTTCTATCCACACCACCAATCCCAACAAACTTCGAGCGGCACCTCGGGGTCAAAGCATCACGACGGGAATGGTGATGTCCGTTtaggtggagcaggagccggaggtggaggagggggaggaggtgctgggggaggtggaggtgcaggAGGATGGGGTAGACATCCATCGACTTTCACGCCGGGAATACCTATGCCTTCTCCTGGTGGATATCCGTCTCTGGGAGGAGGTTATGGCCCACCACCTGTAtcaggagtaggaggtggtggacatggtcatcATGTTCATGGTGGTCATGGTGGATTACACTCCCACGCAGGACCACACCATGGGGCATTCGGAGCGGGAAGCGgaggtggaatgggaggtCCAGTAGGCCAAGGAGGAGGTCATGGTCCAGGAGGATACGGTGGGATGGGAATGTTTGGAGGAGGTGTAGGTGGTCAACAAGGTAGTCCACCAAGAGGAGCAGAGCCAGCAATGCCCCTGACGCCTTTCTGGCAACATCAGCTCTTACGGGCAGAG ACATCACGACTATCTTCTTCACCGCATCACAGAGCTCGTGCCGCAGCCATCTCATCACGAGCAACGAACAAACCCTCCgccgtcatcatcaccgatcCCAACAACCGTCCCAGCTCCTCTCAATCCAACGCACTCAACGGAATACACAGAAAACAAACATCCTTATCTGTGGTCTCCCATGTCGATAGAGccatcactcctcctcctccctcagatccctcttccacccccAACGCAGATCCAGCGACACCCGCCGAACCCCCCGCCCCcgatgacaaggaaggagatcgatCAGGCGAACCTTGGACTGGTTTAGATCTCGGTGGAATACGGCTCAAAACATTGTCGAAAGCACTTTTCTCCTtcacacacatcacatcactctACATCAACCACAACGCCATCACATCCATACCATCCGTCATCTCACAACTCCGACAACTCACACTTCTCGATGCTACGGGAAacgaactcacctcgatcccGCCAGAGATAGGGGTGCTGTGCAAGTTGAAAGACTTGTTACTTTTCGACAATCACCTCACAACGTTACCTTACGAGTTAGGAACTTTGTACCAGCTGGAAACTCTTGGAATCGAGGGAAACCCGATGAACGAGCAGTATCGTAAGATCATAGCGGAGGATGGAACGACGGGACTTATCACCTGGTTGAGAGATCACGCACCTGAAGGACCTTCTCCGCCAGATAGACAGTGGATCAACATTGAACCAGACCTCGATACAGCCGCATCTGGCAAACAAGAATCGTTCACCGTTCTCACCTACAACATCCTTTGCGCGACGTTCGCCCCCGGTACTACATACTCTTACACGCCTGCCTGGGCTCTGGACTGGGATTTCAGAAAGTCAACAATACTTTCAGAGATTGTTCAGGCGTCTGCGGATGTCATCTGTTTGCAAGAAATCGACTGTAGACAATACGCCGAGTTCTTCTTACCCCAGCTGAAGGCGCATGGTTATGAGGGAGTGCACTATCCGAGATCCagagcgaagacgatgtcagcaGAGGAGCAGAAAGCAGTCGATGGATGTGCAACGTTCTGGAAGgatcagag ATTCTCCCTTGTCGAAGCTCAGGTCGTCGAATTCAACGCGCTCGCTTTGCAGAAGACCGATATGCGAACAGAAGACATGTTCAACCGTGTCATGTCACGAGATAACATCGCTGTCGTCGCTTCGCTCGAGTTCAATGGGTCAGGAAGTCGACTACTGGTGGCCAATTCGCACATCTACTGGGATCACCGATATCGAGATGTCAAGCTAGTCCAGATCGGTATGCTTATGGAGGAACTCGAGAAGATCACGGAACGATTCTCTCATCTGCCCGCGAAGCTTCATTCCGATCCAGAATTCAACCATGGTCGAGGACCTCCCAAGTACGAGCGATCCGAAAAGGGTACCGATATCCCTCTGATCATGTGTGTCGATCTCAACTCGCTCTCCGGCTCAGCGGTGTACGATTATCTGTCCAACGGAGAGATTGCGGGTGATCACGAGGATTTCATGTCACACGCATATGGACGATATACAGCGAACGGTCTCAAACATCGATTAGGATTGAGAAGTGCCGCAGCTAGTATtggcgagatgaggatgaccaACTTCACGCCTACTTTCGACGCTGCGATCGATTATATCTTCTACACACCGAAATCGGTCAAAGTGACAAGTGTGTTGGGTGATGTGGACAGAGAGTATTTGGACAAGGTTGTTGGATTCCCCAACGCTCATTTCCCCTCGGATCATATTCCCGTCTTTGCGCAATTCCGTATCAAGGGACAAGAAACCAACGGTGGCGCACCGACAACGAACGGTAACGCCTATGGTGGGATTCATTAG